A stretch of Cyanobacterium sp. HL-69 DNA encodes these proteins:
- the trmL gene encoding tRNA (cytidine/uridine-2'-O-)-methyltransferase, giving the protein MPKIVLVHPQIPPNTGNIARTCAGTATELHLVGPLGFEISDRYLKRAGLDYWPHVKLSYHNDIEEFLGVAKQRGGRLIGYSVRGKKDYLDCEYLEDDWLLFGSETNGLPPELLAQCDLTSFISMEEGTVRSLNLSVSVAVVLFETRRQLRKL; this is encoded by the coding sequence ATGCCTAAAATTGTTTTAGTCCATCCCCAAATTCCTCCCAATACAGGTAATATTGCTAGAACTTGTGCAGGTACTGCCACAGAGCTTCATTTAGTTGGTCCATTGGGGTTTGAAATTAGCGATCGCTACTTAAAACGAGCCGGGCTAGATTATTGGCCCCATGTTAAATTGTCTTACCATAATGACATCGAAGAATTCTTAGGGGTTGCCAAACAACGAGGAGGGCGCTTAATTGGTTACAGTGTACGGGGAAAAAAAGACTATTTAGATTGTGAATACTTAGAAGATGATTGGTTATTATTTGGTAGCGAAACCAACGGATTACCCCCAGAACTTCTGGCACAATGTGATTTGACCAGTTTTATTTCCATGGAGGAAGGCACCGTGCGCAGTTTAAATTTATCGGTTAGTGTTGCGGTTGTTTTATTTGAAACCCGTCGCCAATTACGAAAATTGTGA
- a CDS encoding ATPase of the AAA+ family protein (associated with FIG137771 hypothetical protein), giving the protein MKEFNREFSLLLRACYPLIYVSSSEEERVEKAIASIIETMGNRHTYIWDFVDGYQDNPNNTNFGKRNPLQALEFLEKLPPNTGGVFILRDFQRFLEDISISRKLRNLAKKLKAQPKNIVIIASEVNLPAELREVFTVVDFPLPQATEIKEEIERLMIGQSLDDELLTELVRAAQGLSLERIRRVLTRAIAQNGKLEAEDVELILEEKKQTIRQTQILDYYPAQEQISDIGGLDNLKEWLLRRGGSFSESARAYGLPYPRGLLLVGIQGTGKSLTAKAIAHHWHLPLLRLDVGRLFGGLVGESESRTRQMINLAEALSPCILWIDEIDKGFSGADGRGDSGTTSRVFGTFITWLAEKKSPVFVVATANNIQNLPAEVLRKGRFDEIFFVGLPSQDEREAIFAVHLNRLRPHNLEKFDMKRLAYETPEFSGAEIEQTIIEAMHLGFSQNRDFITDDILMAASQIIPLARTAREQIEFLEQWASSGKARLASRNYQLKIDN; this is encoded by the coding sequence ATGAAAGAATTTAACCGAGAATTTTCCCTATTATTAAGAGCCTGTTATCCCCTTATTTATGTCTCTAGCAGTGAAGAGGAAAGGGTGGAAAAGGCGATCGCATCTATTATCGAAACCATGGGCAATCGTCATACTTATATCTGGGATTTTGTGGACGGTTATCAAGATAATCCTAATAATACCAATTTTGGCAAACGTAATCCTCTCCAAGCCCTCGAATTTTTGGAGAAATTGCCCCCTAACACAGGGGGAGTATTTATCCTGCGAGATTTTCAAAGATTTTTAGAAGATATTTCCATCTCCCGTAAACTGCGTAACCTTGCCAAAAAACTCAAAGCCCAACCAAAAAATATTGTTATCATTGCCTCGGAAGTCAACCTCCCTGCCGAATTAAGAGAAGTTTTTACGGTGGTTGATTTTCCTTTACCCCAAGCTACGGAAATCAAAGAAGAAATTGAGCGGTTAATGATAGGGCAATCGTTGGATGATGAACTTTTAACTGAATTAGTTAGGGCTGCCCAAGGACTATCCCTAGAACGCATCAGAAGGGTATTGACAAGGGCGATCGCCCAAAATGGCAAATTAGAAGCCGAAGACGTAGAACTAATCCTAGAGGAGAAAAAACAGACCATACGTCAAACCCAAATCCTCGACTACTACCCTGCCCAAGAACAAATATCGGACATCGGTGGTTTAGATAACCTCAAAGAATGGTTACTCAGAAGGGGAGGTTCATTTTCCGAATCCGCCAGGGCTTACGGATTGCCCTATCCTCGGGGACTTCTACTCGTTGGTATTCAAGGCACAGGAAAATCTCTCACCGCAAAGGCGATCGCGCATCACTGGCATTTACCCCTCCTCAGGCTAGACGTAGGCAGACTTTTCGGCGGTTTGGTGGGGGAATCAGAATCCCGCACCCGACAAATGATTAACCTAGCCGAAGCCCTTTCCCCCTGTATTCTCTGGATTGATGAAATAGACAAAGGATTTTCAGGTGCCGACGGTAGGGGCGACTCAGGCACCACCAGCCGAGTATTCGGCACATTTATCACTTGGTTAGCGGAGAAAAAAAGCCCTGTTTTTGTGGTAGCTACAGCCAATAATATTCAAAATTTACCAGCAGAAGTTTTAAGAAAAGGAAGGTTTGACGAAATATTCTTTGTGGGTTTACCGAGTCAAGACGAAAGGGAAGCCATTTTTGCGGTGCATCTCAACCGACTACGCCCCCACAACCTCGAAAAATTTGACATGAAAAGACTTGCCTACGAAACCCCCGAATTTTCTGGGGCAGAAATCGAACAAACCATCATTGAAGCTATGCACCTCGGCTTTAGTCAAAATCGTGACTTTATCACCGATGACATTCTCATGGCAGCTAGTCAAATTATACCCCTAGCCCGTACTGCCCGAGAACAAATCGAATTCCTAGAGCAATGGGCATCATCAGGAAAAGCTCGTTTAGCTTCCCGCAACTATCAATTAAAGATAGATAATTAA
- a CDS encoding putative peptidase, with amino-acid sequence MNFQYTSKDIYKGALAIALGIIAIPESASAVVINETAINSPTLLISNSEQLASLSPDKEEIQNTEVFNPTPEGLQRQKLDIASNRRLKQLLSANEQPELSAVFELNNNQEAENINNPQQISNYQGNTQQNTPRLNLTQNQETTIAQSSPEGIPIAVENVSPESTSGIPIPVIVPASENTPQNISQNQPVLIPTQIDFTINDNNSSSSFEVNDQATLTENSSQNASNLPEDFTQKYEPEYRETAVVPIQVQSFTSNNQPTLITDQETLNFNTREFSNNDPTQVTPPTEVASIPVRIQVDSYNPANMPPAGDINSPDIPPQLNSPEQFLPETQRPFNGYMWPAKGVFTSGYGPRWGRMHRGIDIAGPVGTPIVASADGEVITSGWNSGGYGNWVRIRHADGSITLYAHHSRNHVRAGQRVRQGQLIADMGSTGFSTGPHLHFEIHRGGRAVNPMGHLARR; translated from the coding sequence ATGAATTTTCAATATACATCTAAGGATATTTATAAAGGAGCATTGGCGATCGCCCTAGGAATTATTGCAATACCAGAATCAGCATCCGCAGTAGTTATCAATGAAACCGCCATTAATAGCCCTACTCTTTTAATCAGTAACTCAGAGCAACTAGCTTCCTTAAGCCCAGATAAAGAAGAAATACAAAATACCGAAGTATTTAACCCAACCCCAGAAGGACTACAGAGACAAAAACTAGACATTGCCAGTAACCGTAGATTGAAACAACTACTTAGTGCCAATGAACAACCTGAATTGTCCGCTGTATTTGAACTAAATAATAACCAAGAAGCAGAAAATATCAACAACCCCCAACAAATCAGTAACTATCAGGGCAACACACAACAAAACACCCCTAGATTAAACCTGACTCAAAATCAAGAAACAACCATCGCCCAATCATCTCCAGAAGGCATTCCCATTGCAGTAGAAAATGTTAGCCCCGAATCTACATCTGGGATTCCGATTCCAGTAATAGTTCCTGCATCGGAAAATACACCACAAAACATCTCCCAGAATCAACCCGTTTTGATTCCCACACAAATAGACTTCACCATCAACGATAATAACTCCTCTTCAAGTTTTGAAGTCAATGATCAAGCAACTCTTACGGAAAACTCTTCGCAAAACGCCTCTAATCTTCCAGAAGACTTTACCCAAAAATATGAGCCTGAATATAGAGAAACTGCGGTTGTACCCATTCAAGTACAGAGCTTTACCAGCAATAATCAACCTACCCTCATTACCGATCAAGAAACACTTAATTTCAATACTAGAGAATTCAGCAATAATGATCCTACCCAAGTAACACCCCCAACGGAAGTCGCATCAATTCCCGTTCGTATTCAGGTGGACTCCTATAACCCAGCAAATATGCCCCCCGCAGGAGATATTAATTCTCCCGATATTCCTCCTCAACTCAACTCCCCCGAACAATTTTTACCCGAAACCCAAAGACCTTTTAATGGCTATATGTGGCCAGCAAAGGGAGTATTTACCTCTGGATATGGACCTCGTTGGGGTAGAATGCACCGAGGAATAGATATTGCAGGTCCGGTGGGTACTCCTATCGTTGCTTCCGCAGATGGAGAAGTGATTACCTCTGGTTGGAATTCAGGAGGTTATGGCAACTGGGTACGCATTCGGCACGCTGATGGCTCAATCACTCTTTATGCCCACCACAGCCGTAACCATGTTCGTGCAGGACAAAGGGTAAGACAGGGGCAGTTAATTGCCGACATGGGTAGTACTGGATTTAGTACAGGACCTCACCTTCACTTTGAAATTCACCGTGGAGGACGAGCTGTTAATCCCATGGGGCATTTAGCTAGAAGATAA
- a CDS encoding Ferredoxin, with protein MTVKVKFLPDNVIAEAQAGEPILEVASRAGVFIPTGCLMGSCHACEVEIETDEGQEDVICACISAVPSGQKELTINVYSDPVW; from the coding sequence ATGACCGTAAAAGTTAAATTTTTACCAGATAATGTGATTGCGGAAGCCCAAGCAGGAGAGCCGATACTAGAGGTTGCATCTCGTGCGGGGGTTTTTATTCCTACAGGGTGTTTAATGGGTTCTTGTCACGCCTGTGAGGTGGAAATAGAAACCGATGAAGGACAAGAAGATGTGATTTGTGCTTGTATCAGTGCTGTACCCTCTGGACAAAAAGAGTTAACAATTAATGTATACTCTGATCCTGTTTGGTAA